Proteins from a single region of Mucilaginibacter daejeonensis:
- a CDS encoding ABC transporter permease, whose protein sequence is MLKNYIIIAWRNIGKNKLYTLLNITGLSVGIAFTLLMASYVWSELQVNSRLRNVDQQYLISSKWKDPDMGIDFTTVAQLPQALKENYPHLVANYYHWDGVTSIVSKGGAQFRESIQLGDSTLINMYGLKLLYGTPRALDEPFTAVITTATANKYFGSTNVVGQTLTIQNFSGTKHDFTVTAVLADQPRNSITNFTEDNNVGIFIPTSATKFMGRVMDGWNNAYIVGNLELRPGVKPEDLDAPMRQLIRSNAPEQIARNLTPYLRPLKTYYLEANNGLVKEMLFTLSAVAFFILIMAAINFINLCISQSAGRVKEMGIRKVLGGIKKQLIYQFLTESVIMTLLATAVALMLYAAARPYISQTVGMPISSLFAFPLWYWVIPVALALIIGLLTGIYPALVLSSLNAIDSIKGKIIGVKGSALLRKVLVSFQFGLAAVALITAIVVSGQIDLFFSKRLGYDKEHVVYAQAPRNWSQEGVQKMESIRQQLAQVPGVSNVTLSWEIPNGANAGTLSIYKTGGDPSVAIPTQQMATDAHYTSTYNISLKAGRFFNDLYTQADSNNVVINEANAKALGFKSAEQAIGAQLHTPGSTDVLNVIGVTADFHLGSMQKQIQPITFLNVNNIHLYRYLSFKLRPGDTERTLAALQTKWKTLMPDAPFEYNFMDTALEKLYRTEIQLKQASFIATTLAIVISFLGVLGLISQSVQQRTKEIGIRKVLGSSVRAIMGLFVKDFLKTVLLSGLIACPIAYLLMQKWLADYAYRIHITFVPFVVSIGLLTLLTIMLIGLQTLKAALDTPVRSLRNE, encoded by the coding sequence ATGCTCAAGAACTATATCATCATTGCCTGGCGCAACATCGGCAAAAACAAGCTCTACACGTTGCTGAACATCACCGGCCTGTCGGTGGGGATAGCATTTACGCTGCTCATGGCGTCATACGTTTGGAGCGAGTTACAAGTTAATAGCCGACTGCGTAACGTTGATCAGCAATACCTGATCTCGAGCAAGTGGAAAGATCCTGACATGGGCATCGATTTTACCACTGTTGCACAATTGCCGCAAGCGCTTAAAGAAAATTACCCCCACCTGGTGGCGAATTACTACCACTGGGACGGCGTGACCTCAATTGTGAGCAAAGGCGGTGCCCAATTCAGGGAAAGCATCCAACTGGGCGATAGCACGCTGATCAACATGTACGGCCTCAAACTGCTTTACGGCACGCCAAGGGCACTCGATGAGCCCTTTACGGCTGTGATCACCACCGCTACGGCCAACAAATATTTTGGCAGTACCAATGTGGTGGGCCAAACACTTACCATCCAAAACTTTTCGGGCACCAAGCACGACTTTACCGTTACCGCCGTGCTGGCCGATCAGCCGCGCAACTCCATCACCAATTTTACCGAGGATAACAATGTAGGTATTTTCATTCCCACAAGTGCCACCAAATTTATGGGCCGTGTGATGGACGGCTGGAATAACGCCTACATCGTAGGCAACCTCGAATTGCGGCCCGGTGTAAAACCGGAGGACCTTGATGCGCCCATGCGCCAGCTGATCAGGAGCAACGCTCCCGAACAGATCGCCAGGAACCTGACCCCTTACCTGCGACCGCTCAAGACGTATTACCTGGAAGCCAATAACGGGCTGGTGAAAGAGATGCTTTTCACCCTTTCGGCCGTTGCCTTCTTTATCCTTATCATGGCCGCCATCAACTTTATTAATCTCTGCATTAGTCAGTCGGCCGGGCGGGTCAAGGAGATGGGTATACGCAAGGTTTTGGGCGGCATCAAAAAGCAGCTCATCTACCAGTTCCTGACCGAATCGGTGATCATGACGCTGCTGGCCACTGCGGTAGCATTGATGCTCTATGCCGCAGCGCGCCCCTACATCAGCCAAACGGTGGGCATGCCGATCAGTTCGCTGTTCGCTTTCCCGCTTTGGTATTGGGTTATCCCGGTAGCTTTAGCGCTGATCATTGGCCTGTTAACGGGTATCTATCCGGCGTTGGTACTATCCTCTCTGAACGCTATCGACTCTATAAAAGGTAAGATCATCGGCGTAAAAGGCAGCGCCTTGCTGCGCAAGGTGCTGGTGTCATTTCAATTCGGCTTGGCGGCAGTAGCCCTAATAACAGCTATAGTCGTTTCAGGACAGATCGACCTGTTCTTTAGTAAACGGTTGGGGTATGATAAGGAGCACGTAGTATACGCGCAGGCCCCGCGCAACTGGAGCCAGGAGGGCGTACAAAAAATGGAAAGCATACGCCAGCAATTGGCGCAAGTGCCAGGCGTCAGTAACGTGACCTTGTCATGGGAGATCCCCAATGGCGCTAACGCCGGTACCCTGTCCATCTACAAGACCGGCGGTGACCCATCGGTGGCCATCCCTACCCAACAAATGGCAACGGATGCTCATTACACATCCACGTATAACATATCGCTTAAAGCGGGTAGGTTCTTTAATGATCTTTACACTCAGGCTGATTCCAACAATGTGGTCATCAATGAGGCCAATGCAAAAGCGCTTGGGTTCAAGTCCGCTGAACAAGCCATAGGAGCCCAACTGCATACACCGGGCTCTACTGATGTACTGAACGTTATTGGCGTAACGGCCGATTTTCATTTAGGGTCGATGCAAAAACAGATACAGCCTATCACCTTCCTGAACGTCAATAACATCCACCTGTACCGTTACTTATCATTCAAGCTGCGCCCTGGCGATACCGAACGCACCTTAGCGGCCCTTCAAACCAAATGGAAGACCCTCATGCCCGATGCGCCGTTCGAATATAACTTTATGGATACCGCACTTGAGAAACTGTATCGCACCGAGATCCAGCTCAAACAGGCGTCGTTCATTGCCACTACGTTAGCCATTGTTATCTCGTTCCTGGGCGTGTTAGGGCTGATATCGCAAAGTGTTCAACAACGCACCAAAGAGATAGGCATCCGTAAGGTACTGGGCTCATCGGTCCGGGCCATCATGGGGCTGTTCGTGAAAGACTTCCTGAAGACGGTATTGTTATCAGGACTGATCGCCTGTCCTATAGCTTATCTGCTCATGCAAAAGTGGTTGGCCGATTATGCGTACCGTATCCACATCACATTCGTTCCTTTCGTGGTATCGATCGGGTTGCTCACCTTGCTTACCATCATGCTGATCGGTTTGCAAACGTTAAAGGCAGCGCTTGACACTCCGGTCAGGAGCTTGCGCAATGAGTGA
- a CDS encoding rod shape-determining protein encodes MGLFNFFTQEVAIDLGTANTLIIHNDKVVVDEPSIVAFDRKTNKVIAIGRQAMQMEGKTHENIRTVRPLKDGVIADFDAAEHMIRGMIKMINKGKGWFFPSLRMVICIPSGITEVEKRAVHQSAEIAGAKEVYLIHEPMAAAVGIGIDVEEPMGNMIIDIGGGTTEIAVIALSGIVCDQSIRVAGDNFDSDIVQYIRRQHNIMIGDRTAEKIKIEVGSALPELVDPPADFAVQGRDLMTGVPKQITVSYTEIAHCLDKSISKIEEAILKALEITPPELSADIYQTGIYLTGGGALLRGLDKRVAAKTKLPVHVAEDPLRAVVRGTGTALKNIGNYKFLMQ; translated from the coding sequence ATGGGTCTATTTAATTTTTTTACGCAGGAAGTTGCTATTGACTTAGGCACTGCTAATACCCTCATCATACATAACGATAAAGTGGTGGTCGATGAACCATCCATTGTAGCATTTGACCGCAAGACCAACAAGGTGATCGCGATCGGCCGTCAGGCTATGCAAATGGAAGGTAAGACCCACGAAAATATACGTACCGTACGCCCGCTGAAGGACGGCGTGATCGCCGACTTTGATGCGGCCGAGCATATGATACGCGGCATGATCAAAATGATCAACAAAGGCAAAGGCTGGTTCTTCCCGTCATTGCGTATGGTGATCTGTATCCCTTCGGGCATTACCGAGGTGGAGAAACGTGCCGTACATCAAAGTGCCGAGATCGCCGGCGCCAAAGAGGTATACCTGATCCACGAGCCTATGGCCGCTGCGGTAGGTATCGGTATCGATGTGGAGGAGCCAATGGGTAACATGATCATCGACATCGGTGGTGGTACTACCGAGATCGCGGTTATCGCACTTTCGGGTATCGTTTGTGATCAGTCGATCCGTGTGGCCGGTGATAACTTTGACTCTGATATCGTACAATACATCCGCCGTCAGCACAATATCATGATCGGTGACCGTACCGCCGAGAAGATCAAGATCGAGGTAGGTTCGGCATTGCCTGAACTGGTAGACCCACCGGCTGATTTTGCCGTACAAGGCCGTGATCTGATGACCGGTGTGCCTAAACAGATCACCGTATCATACACCGAGATCGCGCATTGTCTGGACAAATCCATCTCTAAAATAGAGGAAGCTATCCTGAAGGCATTGGAGATCACTCCTCCTGAGCTATCGGCCGATATTTACCAGACCGGTATATACCTGACCGGTGGTGGTGCCTTACTGCGCGGCTTAGATAAACGTGTGGCCGCCAAAACCAAGCTACCTGTACACGTGGCCGAAGATCCGCTTCGCGCCGTAGTACGCGGCACCGGCACCGCCCTCAAGAATATCGGTAATTATAAGTTCTTAATGCAATAG
- a CDS encoding toxin-antitoxin system YwqK family antitoxin: MKNITASLLCPVLSLFLFLNANAQETVTRKKKVGNWFEEQYQVLKSQKSVKHGLYEAKNHERLLASGNYENGQPVGEWKFYNLKGDLVQIYDHTKRSLTFSDTTDAKFDGYSFGQDINPGDVVVPPVKMGGKAYTIFPLMSGARPALTHLYRANGMGNGNYDLLHLFNIDAQGNLTSHQIVYTLNGHLLSVKADDKDLPQDYTHFIPATINGKAVASTVSVKGKVTTNAAINNVGYGY; encoded by the coding sequence ATGAAAAACATTACCGCCTCCCTGCTTTGCCCTGTATTGAGCTTATTCCTTTTCCTGAACGCGAACGCTCAAGAGACCGTTACCCGCAAGAAAAAAGTGGGAAATTGGTTCGAAGAGCAGTACCAGGTGCTTAAAAGCCAAAAGAGCGTTAAACACGGACTTTATGAGGCTAAGAACCATGAAAGGTTGCTGGCCTCGGGCAATTATGAGAATGGACAGCCGGTGGGCGAATGGAAGTTCTATAACCTGAAAGGCGATCTGGTCCAGATCTATGACCACACCAAGCGGTCGCTCACCTTTAGCGATACAACGGACGCCAAATTTGATGGTTATAGCTTTGGTCAGGATATTAACCCCGGCGATGTGGTGGTACCACCGGTGAAAATGGGCGGGAAGGCTTATACAATCTTTCCGCTTATGTCGGGCGCCCGGCCTGCCTTAACGCACCTATACCGCGCCAACGGCATGGGCAATGGAAATTATGACCTGCTTCACCTGTTCAACATCGATGCCCAGGGCAACCTCACCAGCCACCAGATCGTTTATACTTTGAACGGACACCTGCTGTCGGTAAAAGCCGATGACAAGGATCTGCCTCAGGACTACACGCACTTTATCCCGGCCACCATTAACGGCAAAGCGGTGGCCAGCACGGTATCGGTAAAAGGCAAAGTGACCACCAATGCCGCGATTAATAACGTCGGCTACGGTTATTAG
- the mreC gene encoding rod shape-determining protein MreC, whose translation MRNLLIFISKYNAFFLFLIFEISALIIYVKYNSFQKATYLNTANEVTGTMYARANELNSYLRLNEVNDSLARENARLRNQLRTSFYADTVGRHVVIDTVYKQQYTYTEARVINNSVNRRSNYITIQKGSKDGIEKGMGVICGSGVVGKVVLVSDHLAIVQSLLHKDAKVSAMLADTKDIGSLMWSEEMDPHKGLLMDVPNHVKPRIGEWVVTSTYSDLYPAGIPLGKVSNLHAKGGGFFLNMEVNLSVDFAKLQYVYVVNNKLAQERAGLEAQEKHDE comes from the coding sequence ATGCGTAACCTTTTGATATTTATCAGTAAGTACAACGCATTCTTCCTGTTCCTGATATTTGAGATATCGGCGCTGATCATCTACGTTAAATACAACTCTTTCCAGAAGGCCACTTACCTGAACACCGCCAACGAGGTGACCGGCACTATGTATGCCCGCGCCAATGAGCTGAACAGTTACCTGCGCCTTAACGAGGTGAACGATAGCCTTGCCCGCGAAAATGCCCGGTTACGCAACCAGTTGCGCACCTCATTTTATGCAGATACGGTAGGCCGTCATGTAGTGATCGATACCGTTTACAAACAACAATATACTTATACCGAAGCCCGGGTGATCAATAACTCGGTGAACAGGCGCAGCAATTACATCACCATACAAAAAGGCAGTAAGGACGGTATCGAAAAAGGCATGGGCGTGATCTGCGGCAGTGGTGTGGTAGGCAAGGTGGTGCTGGTATCTGACCATTTGGCCATCGTACAATCATTGTTACATAAAGATGCCAAAGTGAGTGCCATGCTGGCTGACACTAAAGACATTGGCAGCTTGATGTGGAGCGAAGAAATGGACCCGCATAAAGGCTTGCTGATGGATGTCCCCAATCACGTGAAGCCTCGTATTGGCGAGTGGGTGGTCACCTCTACTTACTCTGACCTTTACCCTGCCGGCATACCGCTGGGCAAGGTAAGTAACCTGCATGCCAAAGGCGGCGGTTTCTTCCTCAATATGGAAGTGAATCTATCGGTAGATTTTGCTAAACTGCAATACGTTTACGTAGTGAACAATAAACTGGCCCAGGAGCGGGCGGGACTGGAGGCCCAGGAAAAACACGATGAGTAG
- the purH gene encoding bifunctional phosphoribosylaminoimidazolecarboxamide formyltransferase/IMP cyclohydrolase, translating into MSQSVKIKNALISVYYKDHLEPVIHQLKRLGVNIYSTGGTETFIRSLSADVIAVEDLTSYPSILGGRVKTLHPKVFGGILARRNFESDEQQLSQYEIPEIDLVIVDLYPFEETVRSGAGQDDVIEKIDIGGISLIRAAAKNHKDVVIVASKDDYQLLEELLRTQEGTTTYDQRRSFAQKAFNISSHYDSAIFNYFNTEQEEPLPVFKQSIQTSQSLRYGENPHQKGTFYGNLDAMFTKLAGKELSYNNLVDVDAAVALIDEFTEPTVAILKHTNACGIATRSFIKEAWIDALACDPVSAFGGVIIANDEINAETAVEISKLFFEVLIAPAYTNEAIDILKAKKNRIILIRQNVELSNKQFKTLLNGVIEQDKDLVIEGPAQMTAVTSKHATEQELKDLYFANKVVKHTKSNTVVLAKNGQLVASGVGQTSRVDALRQAIEKAASFGFDVKGSVMASDAFFPFPDCVEIAADAGVTAVLQPGGSIKDQDSIDMANAKGIAMVTTGVRHFKH; encoded by the coding sequence ATGAGCCAGTCTGTAAAGATCAAGAACGCATTGATATCGGTATATTATAAGGACCATTTAGAGCCTGTTATTCACCAATTAAAGCGTTTAGGGGTAAACATCTATTCGACCGGGGGTACCGAGACCTTCATCCGCAGCCTGAGTGCCGATGTTATAGCCGTTGAGGACCTTACTTCATATCCTTCTATCTTAGGAGGCCGTGTAAAGACCCTTCACCCCAAGGTTTTTGGTGGCATACTGGCCCGCCGCAACTTCGAGAGCGACGAGCAGCAGCTGAGCCAATATGAAATACCTGAGATCGACCTGGTGATCGTTGACCTTTATCCATTTGAAGAGACCGTACGCTCAGGCGCAGGTCAGGACGATGTGATCGAGAAGATCGACATCGGTGGTATATCACTCATCCGCGCAGCGGCCAAGAACCACAAAGATGTGGTGATCGTGGCCTCTAAGGACGACTATCAATTACTTGAGGAGCTACTGCGCACGCAGGAAGGCACCACCACCTATGATCAGCGCCGCAGCTTTGCACAAAAAGCTTTCAACATCTCATCGCACTACGATAGCGCCATCTTTAACTACTTCAACACCGAGCAGGAAGAACCGCTGCCGGTATTCAAACAAAGCATACAAACCAGCCAGAGCCTGCGTTATGGCGAGAATCCCCACCAAAAGGGCACCTTCTATGGCAACCTGGATGCCATGTTCACCAAACTGGCGGGTAAAGAGCTATCATACAACAACCTGGTAGACGTTGACGCCGCCGTTGCCCTGATCGATGAGTTCACCGAGCCTACCGTTGCCATACTAAAACATACCAACGCCTGCGGCATCGCAACACGTTCGTTCATCAAAGAGGCCTGGATCGATGCTTTGGCCTGCGACCCGGTATCGGCCTTTGGCGGTGTGATCATTGCCAATGACGAGATCAACGCCGAGACCGCTGTCGAGATCAGCAAACTTTTCTTCGAGGTACTGATCGCTCCGGCCTACACCAATGAGGCCATCGATATACTAAAAGCCAAAAAGAACCGTATCATATTGATACGTCAAAACGTTGAGTTGTCTAACAAACAGTTCAAGACGTTACTGAACGGTGTGATCGAGCAGGATAAGGATCTGGTGATCGAAGGCCCGGCGCAAATGACCGCCGTGACCAGCAAACACGCTACCGAGCAGGAATTAAAGGATCTGTACTTTGCCAATAAAGTGGTGAAACACACCAAGAGCAACACGGTGGTGTTGGCGAAAAATGGCCAGTTAGTGGCCAGCGGTGTAGGACAGACCTCACGGGTTGACGCCCTGCGCCAGGCCATTGAAAAGGCCGCCAGCTTTGGCTTTGATGTTAAGGGATCGGTAATGGCATCGGATGCCTTCTTCCCGTTCCCTGACTGTGTGGAGATAGCGGCCGATGCAGGCGTAACTGCCGTATTGCAACCGGGCGGATCGATCAAAGATCAGGACTCGATCGATATGGCCAACGCTAAAGGCATAGCCATGGTGACCACCGGCGTAAGGCACTTTAAACACTAA